The following proteins come from a genomic window of Pseudomonas sp. WJP1:
- the tolQ gene encoding protein TolQ codes for MEANVVDHSSMWSLVSNASIVVQLVMLTLVAASVTSWIMIFQRSNLLRAGRRALESFEERFWSGIDLSKLYRQAGSNPDPDSGVEQIFRAGFKEFSRLRQQPGVDPEAVMEGVARAMRVAISREEEKLEQSLPFLATVGSVSPYIGLFGTVWGIMNSFRGLATAQQATLATVAPGIAEALIATAIGLFAAIPAVIAYNRFAARSETLLGRYYTFADEFQAILHRKVHTSEE; via the coding sequence GTGGAAGCTAACGTCGTCGACCATTCCTCCATGTGGAGCCTGGTCAGCAATGCCAGTATCGTGGTGCAACTGGTAATGCTGACCCTGGTAGCCGCATCGGTGACCTCATGGATCATGATCTTTCAGCGCAGCAACCTGCTGCGCGCCGGTCGACGCGCCCTGGAGAGCTTCGAAGAGCGCTTCTGGTCGGGTATCGACCTGTCCAAACTCTACCGTCAGGCGGGCAGCAACCCGGACCCGGATTCCGGTGTCGAGCAGATCTTCCGTGCCGGCTTCAAGGAATTCTCCCGTCTGCGCCAGCAGCCAGGCGTTGACCCGGAAGCGGTCATGGAAGGCGTGGCCCGTGCCATGCGCGTTGCCATTTCCCGCGAAGAAGAAAAGCTCGAGCAGAGCCTGCCGTTCCTCGCCACCGTCGGCTCCGTGAGCCCGTACATCGGTCTGTTCGGTACCGTCTGGGGCATCATGAACTCCTTCCGTGGCCTGGCGACTGCCCAGCAAGCCACCCTGGCCACCGTGGCACCCGGTATCGCCGAAGCCCTGATCGCCACCGCGATCGGTCTGTTCGCCGCCATTCCAGCCGTTATCGCTTACAACCGTTTTGCTGCCCGCAGCGAAACCTTGCTGGGCCGTTACTACACCTTCGCCGACGAATTCCAGGCGATCCTGCACCGCAAAGTGCACACCAGCGAAGAATAA
- a CDS encoding Dps family protein, whose protein sequence is MAIDIGISEEDRKSIVEGLSRLLSDTYVLYLKTHNFHWNVTGPMFRTLHLMFEEQYNELALAVDSIAERIRALGFPAPGAYSIYARLSSIKEEEGVPAAEDMIRQLVAGQEAVTRTARGIFPLLDKVSDEPTADLLTQRMQVHEKTAWMLRALLDQ, encoded by the coding sequence ATGGCAATCGATATCGGTATCAGTGAAGAGGACCGCAAGTCCATCGTCGAAGGACTTTCGCGCCTGCTGTCGGACACCTATGTGCTCTACCTGAAAACCCATAACTTCCATTGGAACGTCACCGGCCCGATGTTCCGCACCCTGCATTTGATGTTCGAGGAGCAATATAACGAGTTGGCCTTGGCGGTCGATTCGATTGCCGAGCGAATTCGCGCACTCGGATTCCCGGCGCCCGGCGCCTATTCCATTTACGCGCGGCTGTCGTCAATCAAGGAAGAAGAAGGCGTGCCGGCTGCCGAAGACATGATCAGGCAACTGGTGGCGGGGCAGGAGGCAGTCACGCGCACCGCCCGGGGGATTTTCCCGTTGCTCGATAAAGTCAGCGACGAACCTACGGCTGACTTGCTGACCCAGCGCATGCAGGTTCATGAGAAAACCGCGTGGATGCTCCGCGCGCTGCTGGACCAATGA
- a CDS encoding ribbon-helix-helix domain-containing protein: protein MEYEGRRDEGRGGQARDIRVDPFVSEFDMGLARPLSRSVRLNGFATCLRLEQVYWDILADMARVNSCSVSALLSHVDRQVHLRHGGVRNFSGLVRVVCVVHSLKEGRCQVVA, encoded by the coding sequence ATGGAATATGAAGGCAGGAGAGATGAGGGGCGGGGCGGACAGGCCAGGGATATAAGGGTCGATCCATTTGTCAGTGAGTTCGACATGGGGCTGGCCCGGCCGTTGTCCCGATCGGTGCGATTGAATGGCTTTGCCACCTGCTTGCGGCTTGAGCAGGTGTATTGGGATATTTTGGCCGACATGGCCAGGGTCAATAGCTGTTCGGTCAGCGCGTTGCTGTCCCATGTCGATCGCCAGGTGCATTTGCGCCATGGCGGGGTGAGAAATTTCAGCGGGCTGGTGCGGGTGGTCTGTGTTGTCCACAGTCTCAAGGAGGGGCGTTGCCAGGTGGTGGCTTGA
- the ruvC gene encoding crossover junction endodeoxyribonuclease RuvC has translation MTLILGIDPGSRITGYGVVRDTGRGCEYVASGCIRTGAGELHERLQIVYRGVREIIQTYGPVTMGIEKVFMARNADSALKLGQARGAAIVAGAEENLEIAEYTATQVKQAVVGTGAANKEQVQMMVMHMLKLTSKPQIDASDALAIAICHAHTRSSLLPHGLGAARSRGGRLRL, from the coding sequence ATGACTTTAATTCTTGGTATCGACCCCGGTTCGCGCATTACCGGCTATGGCGTGGTGCGCGATACCGGTCGTGGCTGTGAGTACGTGGCCTCCGGTTGCATCCGCACCGGTGCGGGCGAGCTGCATGAGCGCCTGCAGATCGTTTATCGCGGCGTACGGGAAATCATCCAGACCTACGGTCCCGTCACCATGGGCATCGAAAAAGTGTTCATGGCCCGTAATGCCGATTCCGCCCTGAAGCTGGGGCAGGCCCGTGGGGCGGCCATTGTGGCTGGCGCGGAAGAAAACCTGGAAATCGCCGAATACACGGCCACCCAGGTCAAGCAAGCTGTGGTCGGCACCGGTGCGGCGAATAAAGAGCAGGTGCAGATGATGGTCATGCACATGTTGAAGCTGACCAGTAAACCGCAAATCGACGCCTCCGATGCCCTGGCCATTGCGATTTGCCATGCGCACACCCGCTCCAGCCTGTTGCCCCATGGCCTGGGTGCGGCACGCAGTCGTGGCGGGCGCCTGCGTCTCTGA
- the ruvB gene encoding Holliday junction branch migration DNA helicase RuvB: protein MIEADRLIAATGAPRDREEIQDRAIRPVSLAEYIGQPTVREQMELFIQAARGRSESLDHTLIFGPPGLGKTTLANIIAQEMGVSIKSTSGPVLERPGDLAALLTNLEPHDVLFIDEIHRLSPIVEEVLYPAMEDFQLDIMIGEGPAARSIKLDLPPFTLVGATTRAGMLTNPLRDRFGIVQRLEFYSNADLSTIVSRSANILGLPLDPEGAFEIARRARGTPRIANRLLRRVRDFAQVRAKGHITKPIADLALNLLDVDERGFDHQDRRLLLTMIEKFDGGPVGVDSLAAAISEERHTIEDVLEPYLIQQGYIMRTPRGRVVTRHAYLHFGLNIPSRLGEMPVVDEFLDAVDD from the coding sequence GTGATTGAAGCTGATCGTCTGATCGCCGCCACGGGTGCCCCCCGTGATCGCGAGGAAATCCAGGACCGGGCGATTCGCCCCGTCAGCCTGGCCGAGTACATTGGCCAGCCGACCGTTCGCGAGCAAATGGAGCTGTTCATCCAGGCTGCCCGCGGGCGTAGCGAGTCCCTGGACCACACCTTGATCTTCGGCCCGCCGGGTCTGGGCAAGACCACCCTGGCCAATATCATCGCCCAGGAAATGGGCGTGTCGATCAAGAGCACATCGGGGCCGGTCCTCGAGCGTCCGGGCGACCTGGCGGCGCTGCTGACCAACCTCGAGCCACACGACGTGCTGTTCATCGATGAAATCCATCGCTTGTCGCCGATTGTCGAGGAAGTGCTGTACCCGGCCATGGAGGACTTCCAGCTCGACATCATGATCGGCGAAGGGCCAGCCGCGCGGTCGATCAAGCTGGATCTGCCGCCGTTCACCCTGGTCGGCGCGACCACGCGGGCGGGGATGCTGACCAACCCGTTGCGTGACCGTTTCGGCATCGTCCAGCGCCTGGAGTTCTACAGCAACGCCGACCTGTCGACGATTGTCAGTCGCTCGGCGAACATCCTCGGCTTGCCACTGGACCCGGAGGGCGCCTTCGAAATCGCCCGGCGTGCCCGCGGTACGCCGCGTATCGCCAACCGCTTGCTGCGCCGGGTGCGGGACTTCGCGCAAGTGCGTGCCAAGGGCCATATCACCAAGCCGATCGCCGACCTGGCCCTGAACCTGCTGGACGTCGATGAACGTGGCTTCGATCACCAGGATCGACGCCTGCTGCTGACCATGATCGAGAAGTTCGATGGCGGGCCGGTGGGGGTGGACAGCCTGGCGGCGGCCATCAGCGAAGAGCGTCACACCATTGAAGACGTGCTGGAACCCTACCTGATCCAGCAGGGCTACATCATGCGTACACCGCGGGGGCGGGTGGTGACCCGGCATGCGTACCTGCACTTCGGCTTAAACATTCCGTCACGATTGGGCGAAATGCCCGTGGTAGACGAGTTCCTTGATGCCGTGGACGATTAA
- the aspS gene encoding aspartate--tRNA ligase, translated as MMRSHYCGQLNESLEGQEVTLCGWVHRRRDHGGVIFLDIRDRDGLAQVVFDPDRAETFAVADRVRSEYVVKVTGKVRLRPAGATNANMASGMIEILGYELEVLNESETPPFPLNEFSDVGEETRLRYRFLDLRRPEMAEKLRLRSRMTTSIRRFLDENGFLDVETPILTRATPEGARDYLVPSRTHAGSFFALPQSPQLFKQLLMVAGFDRYYQIAKCFRDEDLRADRQPEFTQIDIETSFLDEKEIMGLTEQMIRNLFKEVLGLEFGEFPHMTFEEAMRRYGSDKPDLRNPLELVDVADQLKEVDFKVFSGPANDPKCRIAALRVPGGASMPRKQIDDYTKFVGIYGAKGLAYIKVNERAKGVEGLQSPIVKNIPEANLNVILDRVGAVDGDIVFFGADKAKIVSEALGALRIKLGHDLELLTCKWAPMWVVDFPMFEENDDGSFTALHHPFTAPKCTPAELEANPAGALSRAYDMVLNGTELGGGSIRIHRKEMQQSVFRLLGINEAEQEEKFGFLLDALKYGAPPHGGLAFGLDRLVMLMTGAQSIREVIAFPKTQSAADVMTQAPGQVDAKALRELHIRLRETPKAE; from the coding sequence ATGATGCGCAGCCATTATTGCGGCCAACTGAACGAAAGCCTGGAAGGCCAGGAAGTTACCCTTTGCGGATGGGTCCACCGTCGCCGTGACCACGGTGGGGTGATTTTCCTCGATATCCGTGATCGTGACGGTCTGGCCCAGGTGGTGTTCGACCCGGACCGCGCTGAAACCTTCGCCGTTGCCGACCGTGTGCGCAGCGAATACGTGGTTAAGGTCACCGGCAAGGTTCGCCTGCGTCCGGCCGGCGCCACCAACGCCAACATGGCGTCGGGCATGATCGAAATCCTGGGCTATGAATTGGAAGTGCTGAACGAGTCGGAAACCCCGCCGTTCCCGCTGAACGAGTTCTCCGACGTTGGCGAAGAAACCCGCCTGCGCTATCGCTTCCTGGATCTGCGTCGTCCGGAAATGGCCGAGAAGCTGCGTCTGCGTTCGCGCATGACCACCAGCATCCGCCGCTTCCTCGACGAGAACGGCTTCCTCGACGTCGAAACGCCGATCCTGACTCGCGCCACCCCGGAAGGTGCGCGTGATTACCTGGTGCCAAGCCGTACCCACGCCGGTTCGTTCTTCGCCCTGCCGCAATCGCCACAGCTGTTCAAGCAACTGCTGATGGTGGCCGGCTTCGACCGCTACTACCAGATCGCCAAGTGCTTCCGTGACGAAGACCTGCGTGCTGACCGCCAGCCGGAATTCACCCAGATCGACATCGAGACCAGCTTCCTCGATGAAAAAGAGATCATGGGCCTGACCGAACAAATGATCCGCAACCTGTTCAAGGAAGTGCTGGGTCTGGAATTCGGCGAGTTCCCGCACATGACTTTCGAAGAAGCCATGCGCCGCTACGGTTCCGACAAGCCAGACCTGCGTAACCCGCTGGAACTGGTGGACGTTGCCGACCAGCTCAAGGAAGTCGACTTCAAGGTGTTCAGCGGCCCGGCCAACGACCCTAAATGCCGCATTGCCGCGCTGCGCGTTCCAGGCGGGGCAAGCATGCCGCGCAAGCAGATCGACGATTACACCAAGTTTGTCGGTATCTACGGTGCCAAGGGCCTGGCGTACATCAAGGTCAACGAGCGCGCCAAAGGCGTCGAAGGCCTGCAGTCGCCAATCGTGAAGAACATTCCTGAAGCCAACCTCAACGTGATCCTCGATCGCGTCGGTGCGGTCGATGGCGATATCGTGTTCTTCGGTGCCGATAAAGCCAAGATCGTCAGCGAAGCCCTGGGCGCGCTGCGGATCAAGCTCGGCCACGACCTGGAGCTGCTGACCTGCAAGTGGGCGCCGATGTGGGTCGTCGACTTCCCGATGTTCGAAGAGAACGACGACGGCAGCTTCACCGCGTTGCACCACCCGTTCACCGCGCCGAAATGCACCCCGGCAGAGCTGGAAGCCAACCCGGCTGGCGCCCTGTCCCGTGCCTACGACATGGTATTGAACGGTACCGAGCTGGGTGGCGGTTCGATCCGTATCCACCGTAAAGAGATGCAACAGTCGGTGTTCCGTCTGCTGGGTATCAACGAAGCGGAACAGGAAGAGAAGTTCGGCTTCCTGCTCGACGCCCTGAAATACGGCGCGCCGCCGCACGGTGGCCTGGCCTTCGGTCTGGACCGTCTGGTGATGTTGATGACCGGCGCCCAGTCGATCCGTGAAGTGATCGCCTTCCCGAAAACCCAGAGCGCGGCGGACGTCATGACTCAGGCACCGGGTCAGGTCGATGCCAAGGCATTGCGCGAACTGCACATTCGTCTGCGCGAAACGCCCAAGGCAGAGTAA
- a CDS encoding YebC/PmpR family DNA-binding transcriptional regulator has protein sequence MAGHSKWANIKHRKERQDAKKGKIFTKWIRELTVAARQGGGDPGSNPRLRLALDKALGANMSRDIIDRAVARGAGAADTDDMVELTYEGYGPGGVAVMVECMTDNRNRTAAAVRHAFSKCGGNLGTDGSVAYLFERKGQISFAQGVDEDALMEAAMEADADDVVTNEDGSIDVFTSFAGFYSVRNALEAAGFKGDDAEIVMLPTTSAELDLEGAEKVLKLIDMLEDLDDVQNVYSNADIPESVAAQLG, from the coding sequence ATGGCAGGTCATTCCAAGTGGGCGAACATCAAGCACCGCAAAGAACGTCAGGATGCCAAAAAGGGCAAGATATTCACCAAGTGGATTCGTGAGCTGACCGTCGCGGCCCGTCAAGGTGGTGGCGATCCAGGCTCCAACCCGCGCCTGCGCCTGGCGCTGGACAAGGCCCTTGGGGCGAACATGAGTCGCGACATCATCGACCGGGCGGTAGCCCGTGGTGCCGGTGCTGCCGATACCGACGACATGGTCGAGCTGACCTACGAAGGCTACGGCCCGGGTGGCGTGGCGGTGATGGTCGAGTGCATGACCGACAACCGCAATCGCACCGCGGCCGCGGTTCGTCACGCGTTCAGCAAGTGCGGCGGCAACCTCGGCACCGATGGTTCGGTGGCCTACCTGTTCGAGCGCAAGGGGCAGATTTCCTTCGCCCAGGGCGTCGACGAAGACGCACTGATGGAAGCGGCCATGGAAGCCGATGCCGATGACGTGGTGACCAATGAAGACGGTTCCATCGATGTCTTCACCTCGTTTGCCGGGTTCTATTCCGTGCGTAATGCGCTTGAAGCGGCCGGTTTCAAGGGTGATGACGCAGAAATCGTCATGCTGCCGACCACCAGTGCCGAACTGGACCTGGAAGGGGCGGAGAAAGTCCTCAAGCTGATCGATATGCTCGAAGACCTGGATGACGTGCAGAACGTCTACTCCAACGCGGACATTCCGGAGTCGGTCGCCGCACAGCTCGGTTAA
- the ruvA gene encoding Holliday junction branch migration protein RuvA: MIGRLRGTLAEKQPPHLILDVNGLGYELEVPMTTLYRLPPVGEPLTLHTHLVVREDAQLLYGFVGKRERDFFRELIRLNGVGPKLALALMSSLEVDELVRCVQSQDTSALTKVPGVGKKTAERLLVELKDRFKAWETVPAMFALVPNQPDAPAPVNTAENDAVSALISLGYKPQEASKAISAIKEKGLSSEDLIRRALKGMI, encoded by the coding sequence GTGATTGGACGCTTGCGCGGCACACTGGCTGAAAAACAGCCGCCGCACCTGATTCTGGATGTAAATGGCCTGGGGTATGAGCTTGAAGTGCCCATGACCACGCTTTATCGCCTGCCGCCGGTCGGTGAACCGCTGACACTGCACACCCATCTGGTCGTACGCGAAGACGCGCAGTTACTCTATGGCTTCGTCGGCAAGCGTGAGCGAGACTTTTTTCGCGAACTGATCCGTCTCAATGGTGTAGGGCCGAAACTGGCCCTGGCCTTGATGTCGAGCCTGGAAGTCGACGAGCTGGTGCGTTGCGTGCAGTCCCAGGACACCTCGGCCCTGACCAAGGTGCCGGGCGTGGGCAAGAAAACCGCCGAACGCCTGTTGGTGGAGCTCAAGGATCGCTTCAAGGCCTGGGAAACCGTACCGGCCATGTTTGCCCTGGTACCCAACCAGCCGGATGCCCCTGCGCCGGTCAATACTGCCGAAAACGACGCGGTCAGCGCGCTGATCTCCCTGGGCTACAAGCCGCAGGAAGCCAGCAAGGCGATTTCCGCGATCAAGGAGAAAGGCTTGAGCAGCGAAGACCTGATTCGTCGTGCCCTGAAGGGAATGATCTAA
- a CDS encoding FmdB family zinc ribbon protein, with product MPMYDYQCASCGHQLEAIQKISDAPLVDCPACQAPELKKMLSMPGFRLSGTGWYETDFKTGSKKNLAGGDKAD from the coding sequence ATGCCGATGTACGATTACCAATGTGCTTCCTGTGGTCATCAGTTGGAAGCCATTCAAAAGATCAGCGATGCACCGTTGGTCGACTGCCCTGCGTGCCAGGCGCCAGAGCTTAAGAAGATGCTGTCCATGCCAGGCTTCCGCCTCAGCGGCACCGGCTGGTACGAGACCGATTTCAAGACCGGTTCCAAGAAGAACCTGGCCGGCGGCGACAAAGCTGACTAG
- the tolA gene encoding cell envelope integrity protein TolA gives MQQQREPSASESYFWPSVWAIGLHVLVFGMLFVSFAFTPELPPAKPIVQATLYQLKSKSQATTQTNQKIAGEAKKSAARQTEVEQLEQKKVEQEAVKAAEQKKEEAAQKAEEAKKADESKKAEEAKKADEAKKADEAKKADEAKKTAEAKKAEEKQLADIAKKKAEEEAKKAAEEEAKKAAAEEAKKKIVEDAKKKAAEDAKKKAEAEEAKKKVAEEAKKKAAADAAKKKAQDAARKSAEDKKAQALADLLSDTPQRQQALADEQGDEVAGSFDDLIRLRAAEGWARPPSARKGMTVQLQIGMLPDGTVTSVKVLKSSGDGPFDASAVAAVKNIGRLTEMQGMKPSDFAPYRSFKMTFTPEDLAP, from the coding sequence ATGCAGCAACAGCGAGAGCCGTCCGCCTCGGAAAGCTACTTCTGGCCTAGTGTCTGGGCGATTGGCTTGCACGTGCTGGTGTTCGGCATGCTGTTTGTCAGTTTTGCCTTCACTCCGGAGTTGCCGCCGGCCAAGCCGATTGTCCAGGCGACCCTGTACCAGCTGAAATCGAAAAGTCAGGCAACCACCCAGACCAATCAGAAGATTGCGGGTGAGGCGAAGAAATCCGCCGCGCGCCAGACCGAAGTCGAGCAGCTGGAACAGAAGAAGGTCGAACAGGAAGCGGTGAAAGCTGCGGAACAAAAGAAAGAAGAAGCGGCTCAAAAGGCCGAGGAAGCCAAGAAGGCCGACGAGTCGAAGAAAGCGGAAGAGGCGAAAAAGGCTGACGAGGCCAAGAAGGCCGACGAAGCCAAGAAAGCCGATGAAGCGAAGAAGACCGCCGAAGCCAAGAAGGCAGAAGAGAAACAATTGGCTGATATAGCCAAGAAGAAAGCGGAAGAGGAAGCCAAGAAGGCTGCTGAAGAAGAGGCCAAGAAAGCGGCCGCTGAAGAAGCGAAGAAAAAGATCGTCGAAGACGCGAAGAAGAAAGCCGCCGAAGACGCCAAGAAGAAAGCTGAAGCTGAAGAGGCGAAGAAGAAAGTCGCCGAAGAAGCGAAGAAGAAAGCTGCTGCCGATGCTGCGAAGAAGAAAGCGCAGGATGCGGCGCGTAAATCCGCCGAAGACAAGAAGGCTCAGGCCTTGGCAGATTTGCTTTCCGACACGCCGCAGCGTCAGCAGGCCTTGGCCGATGAGCAGGGCGACGAAGTCGCCGGCAGCTTCGATGACCTGATTCGATTGCGTGCAGCGGAAGGCTGGGCTCGTCCACCTTCGGCCCGCAAAGGCATGACGGTTCAGCTGCAAATCGGCATGTTGCCGGACGGTACGGTGACCTCGGTCAAGGTGCTCAAGTCCAGTGGCGACGGTCCGTTTGACGCTTCAGCCGTAGCGGCAGTGAAGAATATTGGACGTTTGACAGAAATGCAGGGAATGAAGCCGAGCGATTTTGCTCCGTATCGTTCATTCAAGATGACATTCACACCTGAGGATCTAGCCCCGTGA
- the tolR gene encoding protein TolR: MARARKKRKPVAEMNVVPYIDVMLVLLVIFMVTAPMLNQGVKVDLPKVSSEALPQDNNTQVLTISIKADKTYYWNLGSEVDTEKQQDRAMTLPQMTDAVTKIIRVGNEGGKRTQVFIRGDKSVDYGSVMGAMGGLQKAGVGNVGLITEAP, translated from the coding sequence ATCGCTCGAGCTCGCAAAAAGCGCAAGCCGGTCGCCGAGATGAACGTGGTGCCCTACATCGACGTGATGTTGGTGCTGCTGGTCATCTTCATGGTGACCGCGCCAATGCTCAATCAGGGCGTGAAAGTTGATCTGCCCAAGGTTTCCAGCGAAGCCTTGCCGCAGGACAACAACACCCAGGTCCTGACCATTTCGATCAAGGCTGACAAGACCTACTACTGGAACCTTGGCAGCGAAGTCGACACAGAGAAGCAACAAGACCGCGCCATGACCCTGCCGCAGATGACTGACGCGGTGACCAAGATCATTCGCGTCGGCAACGAAGGCGGCAAGCGTACCCAGGTCTTCATTCGTGGCGACAAGAGCGTCGACTACGGGTCTGTCATGGGCGCGATGGGCGGGTTGCAGAAAGCCGGCGTCGGTAATGTTGGCTTGATTACCGAGGCGCCCTGA
- the ybgC gene encoding tol-pal system-associated acyl-CoA thioesterase: MRAQNGLEPFAHRCRVYYEDTDAGGIVYYVNYLKFMERARTERLRELGFAQSQLAGEDLLFVVHSSEARYHAPARLDDELLVSAEVVELNRASLRFKQQVRRATDDVLLCEGQFLVACVRTESLKPRAIPEALRAAFAAVSGAGTHSKQEIKRGS, encoded by the coding sequence ATGCGCGCGCAAAACGGGCTTGAGCCTTTCGCACATCGTTGTCGCGTTTATTACGAGGACACCGATGCGGGCGGCATCGTGTATTACGTCAATTACCTCAAGTTTATGGAACGGGCTCGAACCGAGCGGCTACGAGAGCTGGGCTTTGCCCAATCGCAGCTTGCCGGAGAGGACCTGTTGTTCGTCGTGCATTCCAGCGAAGCGCGCTACCACGCGCCGGCGCGACTGGATGACGAGCTGCTGGTAAGCGCTGAAGTAGTCGAATTGAACCGTGCCAGCTTGCGCTTCAAGCAGCAGGTCAGGCGGGCCACGGATGATGTACTGCTCTGTGAGGGGCAGTTTCTGGTGGCCTGTGTGCGCACTGAAAGTTTAAAACCCCGGGCCATTCCCGAAGCTCTGCGAGCGGCCTTTGCCGCCGTGAGCGGCGCGGGTACACACTCAAAGCAGGAGATAAAGCGTGGAAGCTAA
- the tolB gene encoding Tol-Pal system beta propeller repeat protein TolB: MLVVICCMAGIAMADEKNILVTSGTDRATPIAVVPFGNQGGSVLPDDMAEIIGNDLRNSGYYSPIPKQNMISQPSQASEIIFRDFKALGAQYVMVGSIAPAGGRLQVQYALFNVATEQQVLTGSVSGSVDQLRDMSHYIADQSFEKLTGIKGAFSTRLLYVTAERFSEKNTRYTLQRSDYDGARAVTLLQSREPILSPRFAPDGKRIAYVSFEQKRPRIFMQNIDTGRREQITNFEGLNGAPAWSPDGNRLAFVLSKDGNPDIYVMNLGSRSISRVTNGQGINTEPFWGKDGSTIYFTSDRGGKPQIYKTSAGGGGAERVTFVGNYNANPKLSADEKTLVMIHRQEGFTNFKVAAQDLQRGSVKILTDSTLDESPTVAPNGTMVIYATRQQGRGVLMLVSINGRVRLPLPTAQGEVREPSWSPYLN; encoded by the coding sequence ATGCTCGTCGTGATCTGCTGCATGGCAGGGATCGCGATGGCAGATGAGAAAAACATCCTAGTCACCAGCGGCACCGATCGGGCTACCCCGATCGCCGTCGTGCCGTTCGGCAACCAGGGCGGCAGCGTGCTGCCGGACGACATGGCGGAAATCATCGGTAACGACCTGCGCAACTCGGGTTACTACTCGCCGATTCCAAAACAGAACATGATCAGCCAGCCGAGCCAGGCGAGCGAAATCATCTTCCGTGACTTCAAGGCGCTGGGCGCCCAGTACGTCATGGTCGGCAGCATTGCGCCAGCGGGCGGTCGCCTGCAGGTTCAGTACGCCCTGTTCAACGTCGCCACCGAGCAACAAGTGCTCACCGGCAGCGTGTCGGGCAGTGTCGATCAGTTGCGCGACATGTCGCACTACATCGCCGACCAGTCGTTCGAAAAACTCACCGGCATCAAGGGTGCGTTCTCGACTCGCCTGCTGTACGTGACGGCCGAGCGCTTCTCCGAAAAGAACACGCGTTACACGCTGCAACGTTCGGACTATGACGGTGCCCGTGCCGTGACCCTGCTGCAATCGCGCGAGCCGATCCTGTCGCCGCGTTTCGCTCCCGATGGCAAGCGTATCGCCTACGTCTCGTTCGAGCAGAAGCGTCCGCGCATCTTCATGCAGAACATCGACACCGGTCGCCGTGAGCAGATCACCAACTTCGAAGGCCTGAACGGCGCGCCAGCCTGGTCGCCGGATGGCAATCGCCTGGCATTCGTACTGTCGAAAGACGGTAACCCGGACATCTACGTGATGAACCTGGGTTCGCGCTCGATCAGTCGCGTCACCAACGGTCAGGGCATCAACACCGAACCGTTCTGGGGCAAGGATGGTTCGACCATCTACTTCACCTCCGACCGTGGCGGCAAGCCGCAGATCTACAAGACCAGCGCTGGTGGCGGTGGTGCCGAGCGCGTGACTTTCGTGGGTAACTACAACGCCAACCCTAAACTGTCGGCCGATGAAAAGACCCTGGTGATGATCCATCGTCAGGAAGGTTTCACCAATTTCAAGGTGGCGGCCCAGGATTTGCAGCGCGGTAGCGTAAAAATCCTCACTGATAGCACTCTGGACGAGTCGCCTACTGTCGCGCCCAACGGCACCATGGTAATCTACGCCACCCGCCAGCAGGGCCGGGGAGTCTTGATGCTCGTGTCTATCAATGGACGCGTAAGGCTCCCGCTTCCTACCGCTCAAGGCGAAGTCAGAGAACCTTCCTGGTCCCCTTACCTGAACTGA